In the Drosophila takahashii strain IR98-3 E-12201 chromosome 3R, DtakHiC1v2, whole genome shotgun sequence genome, one interval contains:
- the MTA1-like gene encoding metastasis-associated protein MTA3 isoform X1 translates to MATNMYRVGDYVYVETTPNSPYLIRRIEELNKNQTGNVEAKVMCFYRRRDLPNPLVQLADKHQLATAEDSPLATKLKKTWLRTPVGEEQAAQAVLDPSIAALDEERTSPTQASAGAGSGTGNSGSNSSSNNNSSSAASGGGAGGAGGAGGDAEKGEALTSKQRYQIKHRELFLSRQVESIPATQIRGKCSVTLLNETESLQSYLNKDDTFFYCLVFDPNQKTLLADKGEIRVGSRYQCDIPARLKDTATDERKLEELESLVWTPEHSLTDRKIDQFLVVSRSIGTFARALDCSSSVKQPSLHMSAAAASRDITLFHAMNILHKHEYSIEESMSSLVPSTGPVLCRDEIEDWSASEANLFEEALEKYGKDFNDIRQDFLPWKTLKQIIEYYYMWKTTDRYVQQKRVKAVEAELKLKQVYIPQYNNNGKGNGSAVKASGGIYNGTTNGSSDLSNNGKPCESCGTTKSSQWNSVNSGHSTCRLCLSCWEYWRRYGSMKSATKGDGGDSEAKKKVAASTPTATSAGTGPATTPTAVVDLNDDDKISDLTNRQLHRCSIVNCGKEFKLKTHLARHYAQAHGIAISSGSPRPIMKTRTAFYLHTNPMTRVARAICRSIVKPKKAARQSAYAINALLVKQEFTNRISGKSPAEIKKLLLLKPKDRGSVTKIANRLGAPGSGPHEWLILTPKDKMPLPAVVSFPKPPKAADGSLVYDRVPNKSPDVVAVPAEKELTIIPTQATSTIRKRAHEEQQLNGTEVTIVPSGPPAKRPNKDPMPSHCPSPEQFAAMMAASGQPLSRHHLNGKQKIAQMARGGNGRKQVISWMDAPDDVYFRANDTHKKTRKILSAVDLRRAARKPWRTLPIKPAAPEPSSRPIESQIVILD, encoded by the exons TGGCCACCGCCGAGGACTCACCGTTGGCGACCAAGCTGAAGAAGACCTGGCTCCGCACACCCGTCGGCGAGGAACAGGCGGCGCAGGCTGTGCTCGATCCCTCAATAG CTGCCCTGGATGAGGAGCGCACCAGTCCAACGCAAGCGTCCGCGGGAGCGGGCTCAGGGACTGGCAATTCCggtagcaacagcagcagcaacaacaatagcagCAGCGCGGCcagtggaggaggagcaggtggcgccggaggagcaggaggcgaTGCAGAGAAGGGCGAGGCGTTGACGAGCAAGCAGCGCTACCAGATCAAACATCGCGAGCTGTTTCTGTCCCGCCAAGTCGAGTCGATACCCGCCACACAGATCCGAGGCAAGTGCTCGGTGACGCTGCTTAACGAGACGGAGTCCCTGCAGAGCTATCTCAATAAAGAC GACACATTCTTTTACTGTCTGGTGTTCGATCCGAATCAGAAGACGTTGCTCGCCGACAAGGGCGAGATCCGTGTCGGCAGTCGCTATCAGTGTGATATACCCGCCAGGCTCAAGGACACCGCCACCGATGAGCGCAAGCTAGAGGAGCTGGAGTCGCTGGTATGGACACCGGAGCACAGCCTGACGGACAGAAAGATCGACCAGTTCCTCGTCGTTTCGCGCTCCATCGGCACCTTCGCCCGCGCCCTCGACTGCAGCAGTTCGGTGAAGCAGCCCTCGCTACACATGTCCGCCGCGGCAGCCAGCAGAGATATCACCCTG TTTCACGCAATGAACATTCTGCACAAGCACGAGTACTCTATTGAGGAGTCTATGTCATCGCTAGTTCCTTCCACTGGGCCGGTGCTCTGTCGAGATGAAATCGAGGACTGGAGCGCATCGGAGGCGAATCTCTTCGAAGAGGCGCTGGAGAAATACGGCAAAGACTTTAATGACATTCGACAAGATTTC CTGCCTTGGAAAACGCTGAAACAAATTATCGAGTACTACTACATGTGGAAGACAACCGATCGCTACGTGCAGCAGAAGCGCGTGAAGGCCGTTGAGGCGGAGCTGAAGCTCAAGCAGGTCTACATACCGCAATATAACAACAATGGAAAGGGCAACGGATCAGCCGTAAAGGCGAGCGGAGGAATCTATAATGGAACCACAAACGGGAGCTCCGATCTCTCCAACAATGGCAAACCCTGCGAATCGTGCGGAACAACAAAATCATCACAG TGGAACTCCGTTAACAGTGGGCACAGCACGTGTCGTCTGTGCCTGAGCTGCTGGGAGTACTGGCGAAGGTACGGCAGTATGAAGTCGGCGACCAAAGGAGATGGTGGCGATAGCGAGGCCAAGAAGAAGGTAGCTGCGTCGACGCCGACAGCCACGTCAGCGGGAACAGGACCAGCCACGACGCCCACGGCTGTGGTCGACCTCAATGACGACGACAAAATCAGTGATCTAACCAATCGTCAGTTGCACAG ATGTTCTATTGTCAATTGCGGCAAGGAGTTCAAGCTCAAGACCCACCTAGCCCGCCACTATGCGCAAGCACACGGCATTGCTATCAGTTCCGGATCGCCAAGACCTATAATGAAGACGCGCACTGCCTTCTACTTGCACACCAATCCCATGACCCGGGTGGCACGCGCCATTTGCCGCAGCATCGTAAAGCCCAAAAAGGCTGCGCGACAGAGTGCGTACGCCATCAACGCCCTGCTGGTGAAACAAGAAT TTACAAATCGTATTAGTGGAAAATCACCGGCGGAAATCAAGAAGTTGCTTTTGCTGAAACCCAAGGATCGGGGTAGTGTAACCAAGATTGCCAACCGGCTAGGTGCGCCGGGCAGCGGCCCACATGAATGGCTCATACTGACGCCCAAGGACAAAATGCCGCTGCCGGCTGTCGTCTCGTTTCCCAAACCCCCGAAAGCGGCCGACGGAAGTTTAGTCTATGACCGAGTGCCGAATAAGTCCCCTGACGTTGTGGCCGTGCCGGCTGAAAAGGAGCTAACAATAATTCCAACGCAAGCAACGTCGACGATACGAAAGCGAGCACatgaggagcagcagctgaaTGGCACTGAAG TGACTATAGTGCCCAGCGGACCTCCTGCCAAACGGCCGAATAAGGATCCCATGCCCTCGCATTGTCCCAGTCCCGAACAGTTTGCGGCTATGATGGCGGCATCTGGACAACCCCTCTCCAGGCATCAT CTCAATGGTAAACAAAAGATTGCGCAGATGGCCCGCGGTGGCAACGGACGAAAGCAGGTCATCAGTTGGATGGATGCTCCGGACGATGTTTACTTTAGGGCTAATGATACACACAA aaAAACGCGAAAAATACTCTCCGCCGTAGACCTGCGCCGCGCAGCGCGCAAACCATGGCGCACACTGCCCATTAAGCCTGCGGCACCCGAGCCGAGTAGCAGGCCCATTGAATCACAAATCGTCATACTGGACTGA
- the MTA1-like gene encoding metastasis-associated protein MTA3 isoform X2, whose amino-acid sequence MATNMYRVGDYVYVETTPNSPYLIRRIEELNKNQTGNVEAKVMCFYRRRDLPNPLVQLADKHQPALDEERTSPTQASAGAGSGTGNSGSNSSSNNNSSSAASGGGAGGAGGAGGDAEKGEALTSKQRYQIKHRELFLSRQVESIPATQIRGKCSVTLLNETESLQSYLNKDDTFFYCLVFDPNQKTLLADKGEIRVGSRYQCDIPARLKDTATDERKLEELESLVWTPEHSLTDRKIDQFLVVSRSIGTFARALDCSSSVKQPSLHMSAAAASRDITLFHAMNILHKHEYSIEESMSSLVPSTGPVLCRDEIEDWSASEANLFEEALEKYGKDFNDIRQDFLPWKTLKQIIEYYYMWKTTDRYVQQKRVKAVEAELKLKQVYIPQYNNNGKGNGSAVKASGGIYNGTTNGSSDLSNNGKPCESCGTTKSSQWNSVNSGHSTCRLCLSCWEYWRRYGSMKSATKGDGGDSEAKKKVAASTPTATSAGTGPATTPTAVVDLNDDDKISDLTNRQLHRCSIVNCGKEFKLKTHLARHYAQAHGIAISSGSPRPIMKTRTAFYLHTNPMTRVARAICRSIVKPKKAARQSAYAINALLVKQEFTNRISGKSPAEIKKLLLLKPKDRGSVTKIANRLGAPGSGPHEWLILTPKDKMPLPAVVSFPKPPKAADGSLVYDRVPNKSPDVVAVPAEKELTIIPTQATSTIRKRAHEEQQLNGTEVTIVPSGPPAKRPNKDPMPSHCPSPEQFAAMMAASGQPLSRHHLNGKQKIAQMARGGNGRKQVISWMDAPDDVYFRANDTHKKTRKILSAVDLRRAARKPWRTLPIKPAAPEPSSRPIESQIVILD is encoded by the exons CTGCCCTGGATGAGGAGCGCACCAGTCCAACGCAAGCGTCCGCGGGAGCGGGCTCAGGGACTGGCAATTCCggtagcaacagcagcagcaacaacaatagcagCAGCGCGGCcagtggaggaggagcaggtggcgccggaggagcaggaggcgaTGCAGAGAAGGGCGAGGCGTTGACGAGCAAGCAGCGCTACCAGATCAAACATCGCGAGCTGTTTCTGTCCCGCCAAGTCGAGTCGATACCCGCCACACAGATCCGAGGCAAGTGCTCGGTGACGCTGCTTAACGAGACGGAGTCCCTGCAGAGCTATCTCAATAAAGAC GACACATTCTTTTACTGTCTGGTGTTCGATCCGAATCAGAAGACGTTGCTCGCCGACAAGGGCGAGATCCGTGTCGGCAGTCGCTATCAGTGTGATATACCCGCCAGGCTCAAGGACACCGCCACCGATGAGCGCAAGCTAGAGGAGCTGGAGTCGCTGGTATGGACACCGGAGCACAGCCTGACGGACAGAAAGATCGACCAGTTCCTCGTCGTTTCGCGCTCCATCGGCACCTTCGCCCGCGCCCTCGACTGCAGCAGTTCGGTGAAGCAGCCCTCGCTACACATGTCCGCCGCGGCAGCCAGCAGAGATATCACCCTG TTTCACGCAATGAACATTCTGCACAAGCACGAGTACTCTATTGAGGAGTCTATGTCATCGCTAGTTCCTTCCACTGGGCCGGTGCTCTGTCGAGATGAAATCGAGGACTGGAGCGCATCGGAGGCGAATCTCTTCGAAGAGGCGCTGGAGAAATACGGCAAAGACTTTAATGACATTCGACAAGATTTC CTGCCTTGGAAAACGCTGAAACAAATTATCGAGTACTACTACATGTGGAAGACAACCGATCGCTACGTGCAGCAGAAGCGCGTGAAGGCCGTTGAGGCGGAGCTGAAGCTCAAGCAGGTCTACATACCGCAATATAACAACAATGGAAAGGGCAACGGATCAGCCGTAAAGGCGAGCGGAGGAATCTATAATGGAACCACAAACGGGAGCTCCGATCTCTCCAACAATGGCAAACCCTGCGAATCGTGCGGAACAACAAAATCATCACAG TGGAACTCCGTTAACAGTGGGCACAGCACGTGTCGTCTGTGCCTGAGCTGCTGGGAGTACTGGCGAAGGTACGGCAGTATGAAGTCGGCGACCAAAGGAGATGGTGGCGATAGCGAGGCCAAGAAGAAGGTAGCTGCGTCGACGCCGACAGCCACGTCAGCGGGAACAGGACCAGCCACGACGCCCACGGCTGTGGTCGACCTCAATGACGACGACAAAATCAGTGATCTAACCAATCGTCAGTTGCACAG ATGTTCTATTGTCAATTGCGGCAAGGAGTTCAAGCTCAAGACCCACCTAGCCCGCCACTATGCGCAAGCACACGGCATTGCTATCAGTTCCGGATCGCCAAGACCTATAATGAAGACGCGCACTGCCTTCTACTTGCACACCAATCCCATGACCCGGGTGGCACGCGCCATTTGCCGCAGCATCGTAAAGCCCAAAAAGGCTGCGCGACAGAGTGCGTACGCCATCAACGCCCTGCTGGTGAAACAAGAAT TTACAAATCGTATTAGTGGAAAATCACCGGCGGAAATCAAGAAGTTGCTTTTGCTGAAACCCAAGGATCGGGGTAGTGTAACCAAGATTGCCAACCGGCTAGGTGCGCCGGGCAGCGGCCCACATGAATGGCTCATACTGACGCCCAAGGACAAAATGCCGCTGCCGGCTGTCGTCTCGTTTCCCAAACCCCCGAAAGCGGCCGACGGAAGTTTAGTCTATGACCGAGTGCCGAATAAGTCCCCTGACGTTGTGGCCGTGCCGGCTGAAAAGGAGCTAACAATAATTCCAACGCAAGCAACGTCGACGATACGAAAGCGAGCACatgaggagcagcagctgaaTGGCACTGAAG TGACTATAGTGCCCAGCGGACCTCCTGCCAAACGGCCGAATAAGGATCCCATGCCCTCGCATTGTCCCAGTCCCGAACAGTTTGCGGCTATGATGGCGGCATCTGGACAACCCCTCTCCAGGCATCAT CTCAATGGTAAACAAAAGATTGCGCAGATGGCCCGCGGTGGCAACGGACGAAAGCAGGTCATCAGTTGGATGGATGCTCCGGACGATGTTTACTTTAGGGCTAATGATACACACAA aaAAACGCGAAAAATACTCTCCGCCGTAGACCTGCGCCGCGCAGCGCGCAAACCATGGCGCACACTGCCCATTAAGCCTGCGGCACCCGAGCCGAGTAGCAGGCCCATTGAATCACAAATCGTCATACTGGACTGA
- the LOC108064989 gene encoding 3-oxoacyl-[acyl-carrier-protein] synthase, mitochondrial, which yields MRFLRNCTLFAHQARNSSTQSGRRRVVVTGGGAVTPLANNGPDSWRRILAGESAISRLGPEFKGLPCQVAAQIPRDKLELDKHLTKSDIKLMSPATQLAVLAAEEALATGKLNPKSLSEEQLERFGVCVGMGMFDLAEVYGAWNQLQRGYNRVSPFFVPRLLPSMACGHISMRHGLRGPNHSVSTACATGAHALGDAMRFIRNGDADVMLAGSGEACIDPLSIAGFCRLRALSTAFNDNPSVASRPFDKSRDGFVMGEGAAVLLLEELEHARARGAPILAEILGYGLSGDAYHITSPSEDGAGATLAMKRAIRDAGISPDEVTYVNAHATSTPTGDRIESHAIRRVFGEHTPQVRVSSTKGAHGHLLGSSGNLEALFVVLACAENKLPPSINIEHLDVDVNVVREATEWSPDQKRRIALKNSFGFGGTNASLCVASFDQ from the coding sequence ATGCGATTTTTGAGGAACTGCACTCTATTTGCCCACCAGGCGCGAAACTCATCCACGCAATCTGGCCGACGAAGAGTGGTGGTCACGGGAGGTGGAGCAGTGACGCCGCTGGCCAACAATGGGCCAGATTCGTGGCGACGCATCCTGGCCGGAGAGTCGGCAATCTCTCGACTGGGACCGGAGTTTAAGGGATTGCCCTGCCAGGTGGCGGCCCAAATCCCGAGGGACAAGCTGGAGTTGGACAAGCACCTGACCAAGTCGGATATCAAGCTGATGAGCCCAGCCACCCAATTGGCTGTattggcggcggaggaggctcTGGCTACCGGAAAGCTGAACCCGAAGAGTCTGAGcgaggagcagctggagcGCTTCGGCGTCTGCGTGGGCATGGGGATGTTCGACCTGGCGGAGGTCTACGGGGCCTGGAACCAGCTGCAGCGCGGATACAACAGAGTCAGCCCCTTTTTTGTGCCCAGACTCTTGCCCAGCATGGCCTGTGGTCACATCAGCATGCGTCATGGCCTGAGAGGACCCAACCACTCGGTGTCCACGGCCTGCGCAACGGGAGCCCATGCACTGGGAGATGCCATGCGGTTTATCCGCAATGGCGATGCAGATGTGATGCTGGCGGGAAGTGGCGAGGCCTGCATAGATCCCCTCTCCATCGCCGGGTTTTGCAGATTGCGGGCTTTGAGCACCGCATTCAACGATAACCCGTCGGTGGCCTCCAGACCCTTTGACAAATCGCGAGATGGCTTCGTGATGGGCGAGGGGGCAGCTGTCCTGCTGCTGGAGGAACTTGAGCATGCTCGCGCCCGAGGAGCTCCTATCCTGGCCGAGATCTTGGGCTACGGATTGTCCGGCGATGCCTATCACATAACCTCGCCCAGCGAGGACGGCGCCGGAGCTACTCTAGCCATGAAACGGGCTATACGCGACGCTGGGATTTCTCCGGATGAAGTCACCTATGTAAATGCCCACGCCACCTCTACGCCCACCGGCGATCGCATCGAGTCGCACGCCATAAGACGTGTCTTTGGCGAGCACACGCCTCAGGTCAGGGTCTCCTCGACAAAGGGAGCCCACGGGCACCTGTTGGGCTCGTCCGGCAATCTGGAAGCGCTTTTTGTGGTTCTCGCCTGTGCGGAAAACAAGCTGCCGCCCTCCATCAACATAGAGCACCTGGATGTGGACGTCAACGTGGTCAGGGAAGCCACCGAATGGTCACCTGATCAAAAACGGCGCATTGCTCTCAAGAATTCCTTTGGTTTTGGAGGAACAAATGCCTCCTTGTGCGTTGCCAGCTTTGACcaataa
- the LOC108065030 gene encoding glucose 1-dehydrogenase encodes MNFAGKVVLITGASSGIGAATAVKFAKYGACLALNGRNVENLKKVAEECGKVSQSQPALVVGDIAKEADTQRIWTETLEKYGKLDVLVNNAGIIETGTIETTSLEQFDRVMNTNLRAIYHLTMLATPELVKSKGNIVNVSSVNGIRSFPGVLAYNISKMGVDQLTRCVALELASKGVRVNCVNPGVTVTNLHARGGMDPETYKKFLEHSKTTHALGRPGDVKEVAAAIAFLASDEASFSTGVSLPVDGGRHAMCPR; translated from the coding sequence ATGAATTTCGCCGGCAAAGTCGTTCTAATTACAGGAGCAAGCTCCGGAATCGGTGCTGCCACTGCCGTAAAGTTCGCCAAGTACGGAGCTTGCCTGGCGCTGAATGGACGCAATGTGGAGAATCTCAAGAAGGTGGCCGAGGAGTGCGGAAAGGTGAGCCAATCCCAGCCAGCTCTGGTGGTGGGCGACATCGCCAAAGAGGCGGACACCCAGAGGATCTGGACGGAGACCCTGGAGAAATACGGCAAACTGGACGTGCTGGTCAACAATGCCGGAATTATCGAGACGGGCACGATTGAGACCACCAGTCTGGAGCAGTTTGATCGCGTGATGAACACCAACCTCAGGGCGATCTACCACCTGACCATGCTGGCCACTCCGGAGCTGGTGAAGTCCAAGGGCAACATCGTGAATGTGTCCAGTGTGAATGGCATCCGCTCTTTTCCCGGCGTCCTGGCCTACAACATTTCCAAAATGGGGGTGGACCAGTTGACCCGCTGCGTGGCTCTGGAGCTGGCCTCCAAGGGTGTCCGGGTGAACTGTGTGAATCCCGGCGTGACAGTGACCAACTTGCACGCCCGTGGCGGCATGGACCCGGAGACGTACAAGAAGTTCCTCGAGCACTCGAAAACCACCCATGCCCTGGGCCGCCCCGGCGATGTCAAGGAGGTGGCTGCGGCCATTGCCTTCCTGGCCAGCGATGAGGCCAGCTTCAGCACTGGGGTCAGCCTGCCCGTGGACGGAGGTCGCCATGCCATGTGCCCACGCTAA
- the LOC108065028 gene encoding uncharacterized oxidoreductase TM_0325, producing MGSKGKAGLDFSGKVVLITGAASGIGAATAEMFSKLGACLALVDREEEGLIRVMKKCMKTGHEPYGIAGDLLKPVEMECIARKTKERYEGKLDVLVNGAGIMPTGTLQSTELSCFTHVMEANVRSGFYLTKLLLPQLLQCKGTIVNVSSVCGLRAFPDLVAYNMSKAAVDQFTRSLALDLGSQGIRVNSVNPGVIRTNLQKAGGMDDQSYAEFLERSKKTHALGRIGEPEEVASAICFLASELASFVTGVNLPVDGGMQVMCPR from the coding sequence ATGGGCAGCAAGGGCAAGGCGGGTCTGGACTTTTCCGGCAAGGTGGTGTTGATCACCGGCGCAGCCTCCGGGATTGGGGCCGCTACGGCGGAAATGTTCTCCAAACTGGGAGCTTGCCTGGCGCTAGTGGATCGGGAGGAGGAGGGTCTCATAAGGGTAATGAAAAAATGCATGAAAACGGGCCACGAGCCGTACGGCATTGCCGGAGATCTGCTCAAGCCCGTGGAGATGGAGTGCATTGCGAGGAAGACCAAGGAGCGCTACGAAGGTAAACTGGATGTCCTGGTGAATGGGGCTGGCATCATGCCCACGGGTACGCTGCAGAGCACCGAACTATCCTGCTTCACGCACGTAATGGAGGCCAATGTTCGATCCGGGTTCTACCTGACCAAGTTGTTACTGCCCCAGCTGCTCCAGTGCAAGGGCACCATCGTCAACGTGTCCAGTGTCTGTGGGCTGCGCGCCTTCCCCGATTTGGTGGCCTACAATATGTCCAAGGCGGCGGTGGACCAGTTCACCCGCTCCTTGGCCCTGGATCTCGGTTCCCAGGGTATCCGGGTGAATTCAGTCAATCCGGGGGTGATACGCACCAATCTGCAAAAGGCCGGTGGGATGGATGATCAAAGCTATGCTGAGTTTCTGGAGCGCTCCAAAAAGACCCACGCCCTGGGCAGGATTGGAGAGCCAGAGGAGGTTGCGTCCGCCATTTGTTTCTTGGCCAGTGAACTGGCCAGCTTTGTGACCGGCGTCAATCTTCCTGTAGACGGTGGCATGCAGGTTATGTGTCCTCGCTAA
- the LOC108065029 gene encoding cyclopentanol dehydrogenase yields the protein MPSFKDKVIIVTGASSGIGAGTSVLLAKLGGLLTIVGRNVDKLKETAEQIVAAGGAPALQVAADMNSESDVQGIVSATLAKHGRIDVLVNNAGILELGSIENTSLEQFDRVMNTNVRSLYQLTTLVTPELVKTKGNIVNVSSVNGIRSFPGVLAYNVSKAAVDQFTRCVALELAPKGVRVNSVNPGVIITELQRRGGLDEEAYAKFLEHAKVTHALGRPGEVNEVAAAIAFLASDEASFSTGISLPVDGGRHAMCPR from the coding sequence ATgcccagttttaaagataaagtTATAATAGTGACCGGCGCCAGTTCGGGAATCGGAGCGGGCACTTCAGTCCTGTTGGCCAAACTCGGAGGCCTCCTCACCATCGTGGGCAGGAATGTGGATAAGCTCAAGGAAACCGCCGAGCAGATAGTGGCAGCTGGAGGAGCCCCTGCTCTTCAGGTGGCCGCGGACATGAACAGCGAGTCGGATGTCCAAGGCATCGTCTCCGCCACGTTGGCCAAGCACGGACGCATAGACGTGCTGGTAAACAATGCCGGTATTCTGGAGCTGGGCAGCATTGAGAACACCAGTCTGGAGCAGTTCGATCGCGTGATGAACACCAATGTGCGGTCGCTCTACCAACTGACCACCCTGGTCACGCCGGAGTTGGTCAAGACCAAGGGCAACATCGTGAACGTGTCTAGTGTCAATGGCATCCGCTCTTTTCCCGGCGTCTTGGCCTACAACGTCTCCAAGGCGGCTGTGGATCAGTTCACCAGGTGTGTGGCCCTGGAGCTGGCTCCCAAGGGTGTCCGCGTGAACTCCGTGAATCCCGGCGTGATTATCACTGAGCTGCAGCGACGGGGCGGACTGGACGAGGAGGCGTACGCCAAGTTCCTGGAGCACGCCAAGGTCACCCATGCCTTGGGTCGTCCCGGAGAAGTCAACGAGGTGGCTGCCGCCATTGCCTTCCTGGCCAGCGATGAGGCCAGCTTCAGCACTGGTATCAGCCTGCCCGTGGATGGAGGTCGTCATGCCATGTGCCCGCGATGA
- the LOC108065021 gene encoding uncharacterized oxidoreductase TM_0325-like gives MSSFKDKVIIVTGASSGIGAGAAVHLASLGGLLVIVGRNVEKLRETADQIVAVGGAPALELQADMTKEAEVQQIVAATLAKYGRIDVLVNNAGILETGSIENTSLEQFDRLMNTNVRSLYQLTMLATPELVKTKGNIVNVSSVCGLRAFPGVLAYNVSKAAVDQFTACVALELAPKGVRVNAVNPGVIVTDIHKRGGMDEETYAKFLEHCKVTHALGRPGDVKEVAAAIAFLASEAASFSTGVSLPVDGGRHAMCPR, from the coding sequence ATGTCTTCATTCAAGGACAAAGTAATTATTGTGACCGGAGCCAGCTCCGGCATTGGAGCAGGTGCTGCCGTCCACTTGGCCAGCCTCGGAGGGCTCCTGGTCATCGTGGGTCGCAACGTGGAGAAGCTAAGGGAGACGGCCGACCAGATTGTGGCTGTCGGAGGAGCTCCAGCCTTGGAACTGCAGGCTGACATGACCAAGGAGGCCGAGGTACAGCAGATTGTGGCCGCCACTCTGGCCAAGTACGGACGAATCGATGTGCTAGTGAACAATGCAGGCATCCTGGAGACCGGCTCCATCGAGAACACCAGCCTGGAGCAGTTCGATCGCCTAATGAACACCAATGTGCGGTCCCTGTACCAACTCACCATGCTAGCCACTCCGGAGCTGGTCAAGACCAAGGGCAACATCGTGAACGTGTCCAGCGTTTGTGGACTACGCGCCTTTCCCGGTGTCCTGGCCTACAACGTGTCCAAGGCGGCTGTGGATCAGTTCACGGCGTGCGTGGCCCTGGAACTGGCCCCCAAAGGGGTCCGTGTCAATGCAGTCAATCCGGGCGTGATTGTGACCGATATCCACAAGCGCGGCGGCATGGACGAGGAGACGTACGCCAAGTTCCTGGAGCACTGCAAGGTCACTCACGCCCTTGGCCGACCTGGGGATGTCAAGGAGGTGGCTGCAGCCATTGCCTTCCTGGCCAGCGAGGCCGCCAGCTTCAGCACTGGAGTCAGCCTGCCCGTGGACGGAGGTCGCCATGCCATGTGCCCTAGATAA
- the LOC108065023 gene encoding Golgi-associated plant pathogenesis-related protein 1-like, which yields MALVNILIVLALCWLVAVKAGLNEDYLREHNRLRKDHGTPALILDDSLSKGCEEYAKELAEKEVMAHSTDGGTKYGENLCMRSEKPLQCVQDWYDEIEDYNFDNPGFSMGTGHFTALVWKSAKKLGIGQAKDKQGHYWVVGRYYPPVNVYGKFKENVPRPLSQSGGGGGQGQGHVSSDDNEDNSNMIRVNTILILIALCLLFTN from the exons atggcGTTGGTGAACATATTAATAGTTTTGGCTCTTTGTTGG TTGGTCGCGGTCAAAGCTGGCCTTAACGAGGACTACCTACGCGAGCACAATCGGTTGAGAAAGGATCACGGCACTCCTGCGCTTATTTTAGACGACTCCCTATCTAAAGGGTGCGAGGAATATGCAAAA GAGTTAGCCGAAAAAGAGGTTATGGCCCATTCAACTGATGGAGGCACAAAGTATGGTGAAAACTTGTGCATGCGGTCAGAAAAACCTTTACAATGTGTTCAAGATTGGTACGATGAAATAGAGGACTACAACTTTGATAATCCAGGGTTCTCTATGGGTACTGGCCATTTTACCGCCCTAGTTTGGAAGAGTGCAAAAAAACTAGGTATCGGCCAGGCCAAAGATAAACAAGGGCACTACTGGGTGGTAGGAAGATATTATCCACCAGTGAATGTTTATGGGaagtttaaagaaaatgttccGAGGCCGCTCTC GCAGAGTGGGGGTGGTGGTGGACAAGGTCAAGGACATGTTTCTAGTGACGACAACGAAGACAACTCTAATATGATTCGAGTTAACACCATTCTCATCTTGATTGCCTTGTGCCTTCTCTTCACGAATTAA